A genome region from Hevea brasiliensis isolate MT/VB/25A 57/8 chromosome 9, ASM3005281v1, whole genome shotgun sequence includes the following:
- the LOC110636989 gene encoding protein PLASTID TRANSCRIPTIONALLY ACTIVE 16, chloroplastic isoform X1, with amino-acid sequence MAPTLTSNSFLLAFTPHSRHTLKIPRLGVFAKRAGPFSPFQLGKPRDGSASEESQTGGSGNSSSFSFNFGKVPDVKSLIPVVSEPGSGLSFPRRKDPRTVFVAGATGQAGIRIAQTLLREGFSVRAGVPVLEAAQELARFAVEYKIISKEESRRLNAVQSTFKDAESIAKAIGNASKVVVTIGPAENGPTSEVSTSDALQVIQAAQLAGVGHVAIIYDSNAAGSSTYNVLDGFTSFFNNLFSQSQPLSILEFLQKVIETDVSYTFIKTSLTEDFLPESSYNVVVSAEGSTGSNDYKVARSQIAVIVADVFSNTEVAENKQVVEVFTKPSAPSRTVEELFSAIPEDGRRKVYAETLAKAKAEEEARVAAEKAREVGNTAKKLEEEVKKLSEKEAKAASLAEEAQEKAEAAGTSMENLLSRAKDIGAGFSWEKLSSQIATAVQTTNGEKAKAQIASVRGQAKARSLPYQKAVFKGATAKFPALKPREEPKAEETESKKEVKKLFGGLFQQETIYVDDE; translated from the exons ATGGCTCCAACTCTCACCTCCAATTCATTTCTTCTCGCCTTCACACCCCATTCAAGACACACTCTCAAGATCCCAAGACTCGGTGTCTTTGCCAAAAGAGCCGGACCCTTCTCCCCATTTCAGCTTGGTAAACCTAGAGATGGCAGTGCATCAGAAGAAAGCCAAACTGGTGGTTCAGGCAATTCGAGTTCTTTTAGTTTCAACTTTGGCAAGGTACCTGATGTCAAGTCCTTGATACCTGTTGTGAGTGAGCCAGGTTCTGGTTTGTCTTTTCCAAGAAGGAAGGATCCGCGCACCGTGTTTGTGGCTGGTGCTACTGGGCAGGCAGGTATTCGAATTGCACAAACTTTGCTGCGTGAAGGTTTTAGTGTTAGGGCTGGGGTTCCTGTGCTGGAAGCTGCTCAGGAGTTGGCTCGTTTCGCAGTGGAGTATAAG ATCATTTCAAAGGAAGAATCAAGACGCCTCAATGCTGTTCAATCCACTTTCAAAGATGCAGAATCAATTGCCAAAGCAATTGGTAATGCAAGCAAAGTTGTGGTCACAATTGGTCCTGCAGAGAATGGTCCTACCTCTGAAGTCTCCACATCTGATGCCTTGCAAGTAATCCAGGCTGCTCAGCTAGCAGGAGTTGGCCATGTCGCAATAATCTATGATTCAAACGCTGCAGGTTCTTCAACATATAATGTCCTGGATGGCTTCACATCATTCTTTAACAACTTGTTCTCTCAATCTCAGCCATTGTCCATACTTGAGTTCCTGCAGAAAGTAATTGAGACAGATGTTAGCTATACTTTCATAAAGACAAGTTTGACAGAAGATTTTTTGCCAGAGAGTTCTTATAATgttgttgtgtcagctgaaggaagCACTGGTTCAAACGACTACAAA GTAGCGAGGTCTCAGATAGCAGTCATAGTGGCtgatgttttctcaaatacggaAGTGGCAGAAAATAAG CAGGTGGTGGAAGTTTTTACTAAACCATCAGCACCCTCAAGGACTGTGGAGGAGCTTTTCAG TGCCATTCCTGAAGATGGAAGAAGAAAAGTTTATGCAGAAACTCTTGCTAAGGCAAAAGCTGAGGAAGAAGCAAGGGTAGCTGCTGAGAAAGCTCGTGAGGTAGGCAACACAGCAAAGAAGCTTGAAGAAGAAGTGAAAAAGCTTTCAGAGAAAGAAGCTAAAGCTGCTAGTCTAGCTGAAGAAGCCCAGGAAAAGGCTGAGGCTGCTGGGACTTCAATGGAAAACCTCTTGAGCAGAGCAAAAGACATCGGAGCAGGATTTTCTTGGGAGAAACTTAGTTCCCAGATCGCAACTGCAGTTCAGACAACAAACGGAGAAAAAGCGAAAGCGCAGATTGCTTCTGTCAGGGGACAAGCCAAAGCTCGTTCCCTCCCTTACCAAAAAGCTGTTTTTAAAGGAGCAACCGCAAAATTTCCTGCCTTGAAACCAAGAGAGGAGCCAAAGGCCGAGGAGACAGAGTCAAAGAAAGAAGTAAAGAAACTATTTGGTGGACTGTTTCAGCAAGAAACTATATATGTTGATGACGAATGA
- the LOC110636989 gene encoding protein PLASTID TRANSCRIPTIONALLY ACTIVE 16, chloroplastic isoform X2, with protein sequence MAPTLTSNSFLLAFTPHSRHTLKIPRLGVFAKRAGPFSPFQLGKPRDGSASEESQTGGSGNSSSFSFNFGKVPDVKSLIPVVSEPGSGLSFPRRKDPRTVFVAGATGQAGIRIAQTLLREGFSVRAGVPVLEAAQELARFAVEYKIISKEESRRLNAVQSTFKDAESIAKAIGNASKVVVTIGPAENGPTSEVSTSDALQVIQAAQLAGVGHVAIIYDSNAAGSSTYNVLDGFTSFFNNLFSQSQPLSILEFLQKVIETDVSYTFIKTSLTEDFLPESSYNVVVSAEGSTGSNDYKVARSQIAVIVADVFSNTEVAENKVVEVFTKPSAPSRTVEELFSAIPEDGRRKVYAETLAKAKAEEEARVAAEKAREVGNTAKKLEEEVKKLSEKEAKAASLAEEAQEKAEAAGTSMENLLSRAKDIGAGFSWEKLSSQIATAVQTTNGEKAKAQIASVRGQAKARSLPYQKAVFKGATAKFPALKPREEPKAEETESKKEVKKLFGGLFQQETIYVDDE encoded by the exons ATGGCTCCAACTCTCACCTCCAATTCATTTCTTCTCGCCTTCACACCCCATTCAAGACACACTCTCAAGATCCCAAGACTCGGTGTCTTTGCCAAAAGAGCCGGACCCTTCTCCCCATTTCAGCTTGGTAAACCTAGAGATGGCAGTGCATCAGAAGAAAGCCAAACTGGTGGTTCAGGCAATTCGAGTTCTTTTAGTTTCAACTTTGGCAAGGTACCTGATGTCAAGTCCTTGATACCTGTTGTGAGTGAGCCAGGTTCTGGTTTGTCTTTTCCAAGAAGGAAGGATCCGCGCACCGTGTTTGTGGCTGGTGCTACTGGGCAGGCAGGTATTCGAATTGCACAAACTTTGCTGCGTGAAGGTTTTAGTGTTAGGGCTGGGGTTCCTGTGCTGGAAGCTGCTCAGGAGTTGGCTCGTTTCGCAGTGGAGTATAAG ATCATTTCAAAGGAAGAATCAAGACGCCTCAATGCTGTTCAATCCACTTTCAAAGATGCAGAATCAATTGCCAAAGCAATTGGTAATGCAAGCAAAGTTGTGGTCACAATTGGTCCTGCAGAGAATGGTCCTACCTCTGAAGTCTCCACATCTGATGCCTTGCAAGTAATCCAGGCTGCTCAGCTAGCAGGAGTTGGCCATGTCGCAATAATCTATGATTCAAACGCTGCAGGTTCTTCAACATATAATGTCCTGGATGGCTTCACATCATTCTTTAACAACTTGTTCTCTCAATCTCAGCCATTGTCCATACTTGAGTTCCTGCAGAAAGTAATTGAGACAGATGTTAGCTATACTTTCATAAAGACAAGTTTGACAGAAGATTTTTTGCCAGAGAGTTCTTATAATgttgttgtgtcagctgaaggaagCACTGGTTCAAACGACTACAAA GTAGCGAGGTCTCAGATAGCAGTCATAGTGGCtgatgttttctcaaatacggaAGTGGCAGAAAATAAG GTGGTGGAAGTTTTTACTAAACCATCAGCACCCTCAAGGACTGTGGAGGAGCTTTTCAG TGCCATTCCTGAAGATGGAAGAAGAAAAGTTTATGCAGAAACTCTTGCTAAGGCAAAAGCTGAGGAAGAAGCAAGGGTAGCTGCTGAGAAAGCTCGTGAGGTAGGCAACACAGCAAAGAAGCTTGAAGAAGAAGTGAAAAAGCTTTCAGAGAAAGAAGCTAAAGCTGCTAGTCTAGCTGAAGAAGCCCAGGAAAAGGCTGAGGCTGCTGGGACTTCAATGGAAAACCTCTTGAGCAGAGCAAAAGACATCGGAGCAGGATTTTCTTGGGAGAAACTTAGTTCCCAGATCGCAACTGCAGTTCAGACAACAAACGGAGAAAAAGCGAAAGCGCAGATTGCTTCTGTCAGGGGACAAGCCAAAGCTCGTTCCCTCCCTTACCAAAAAGCTGTTTTTAAAGGAGCAACCGCAAAATTTCCTGCCTTGAAACCAAGAGAGGAGCCAAAGGCCGAGGAGACAGAGTCAAAGAAAGAAGTAAAGAAACTATTTGGTGGACTGTTTCAGCAAGAAACTATATATGTTGATGACGAATGA